The proteins below come from a single Necator americanus strain Aroian chromosome V, whole genome shotgun sequence genomic window:
- a CDS encoding hypothetical protein (NECATOR_CHRV.G20649.T2): MEKEVEEEEVFEIDDFTVITEFERFVVAIEALVQEWGLIGARPRKKYPKGALKICQWQSKSSSLNFGNSNKLKAAYYFPDLPSDVIEEIPCSESDGHLSAFCADIIDMEKDFIYHSNITTMFGVSEFIVISPADQIDDAIMTEDQKNLVISAFRAAQHSVNCEVPMFIQFGHIDRQLFFGTSCNKSVVTHYESSHLRRAQTRHKHLSGLLDLFKEHVKCPILLLDAEDIRISVQFDYNIKFPSTSSKFADESCEILECYTLPFGSHDEPISEFNLIASWPNMREEMINENEGRFMQLRIINRIYQSDLDLLSAFNWAASVQFQFTEGLLNYALSRIIDLTESKEASQTAFSLLGLKTTPKPFGQLTDGGIQSVRIAGVSNFSITNPGGLSLDEVLMPIPKSIIKRCMDKIFNVEDNDDDSDEAVTPSHSLLSTPGCAVRNSPEPLLQTYQESRNVDSHFNQTSESNYLDINAILRQNKWTPQDSLTHRFALAFTNGCLDQVFGLYAFAQIWYEFVKRLRTYYDGTKDFPGMSEVTVPNLSHCLLQQKIEMLQCCIAAKRKRHELYDSTKDFGADDFFDAHSNQSDDDLSDSESKRSGRKGNGNVQATMEPSGRLQPFGEMRLLKHSDTLLYVPITQDRSPMTEDMVEEYAQYLSSLDDGDARVQAQLDVLCSDMQAFKAANPKCCLEDFIRWHSPKDWIEEEQCMSERMQLPDNTWVKCWNEAMPIPVINQARLFNESKIAEEILSFLENATVHQMVDLLKPVIFSSAVVQVVEKARCIGNLLNGEYLARVVHRANRSGLRDDYVEALKQLKSAELLLIQYSSLFNKLTIQETNDSVIEQPSAEILYKFIVALVEDAKSKREAIDCNVISRGVPIFGASNGPLGNSVRRMLERQDVTNGRLPDPTRKQYTIRWSVPRPTANSRVVPQRLFASVEEEEFRLCGAFTEDTVYF, translated from the exons atggaaaaagaagttgAGGAGGAAGAGGTGTTTGAAATCGATGACTTCACCGTTATTACGGAATTCGAACGTTTTGTTGTAGCCATCGAGGCTCTAGTACAGGAATGGGGACTTATTGGTGCAAGACCACGAAAGAAATATCCAAAG GGTGCACTAAAAATTTGTCAATGGCAGTCGAAGTCTTCATCTTTGAATTTTGGTAATTCGAACAAATTGAAGGCTGCATACTACTTTCCAGATTTG CCAAGCGATGTCATCGAAGAAATTCCTTGTTCTGAAAGCGATGGCCATTTGTCAGCATTCTGTGCTGACATTATTGATATGGAGAAGGATTTCATTTACCACAGCAATATAACAACCATG TTCGGTGTTTCCGAATTCATCGTTATATCCCCAGCTGATCAAATAGATGACGCCATCATGACAGAAGATCAAAAGAATCTTGTTATCAGCGCATTTCGCGCTGCTCAGCATAGCGTTAACTG TGAAGTTCCAATGTTTATCCAATTTGGCCACATTGATAGACAACTTTTCTTTGGAACTTCTTGCAATAAGTCAGTAGTTACCCATTATGAA agctcaCATCTTCGTCGCGCACAAACACGACACAAACACTTGAGTGGTTTGCTTGATCTCTTCAAAGAACACGTC AAATGTCCTATCCTGCTTCTTGATGCTGAAGACATACGTATATCTGTACAATTTGATTACAATATAAAG TTCCCGTCGACCTCATCAAAATTTGCTGATGAATCATGTGAAATCCTTGAATGCTACACATTACCATTTGGAAGCCATGATGAACCTATAAG CGAGTTTAATCTAATTGCTTCTTGGCCGAATATGAGGGAGGAGatgatcaatgaaaatgagGGAAGATTTATGCAGTTGCGGATTATTAATCGGATA TACCAAAGCGATCTCGATCTTCTTAGCGCATTTAATTGGGCAGCATCAGTTCAGTTTCAATTCACGGAAGGACTGTTGA ATTATGCTCTATCGCGTATAATTGATCTCACTGAATCAAAGGAAGCTTCACAAACGGCCTTTTCGCTTCTTGGATTGAAAACTACTCCAA AACCATTTGGACAGCTAACTGACGGTGGAATTCAAAGTGTGAGAATCGCCGGCGTCTCAAATTTCTCCATTACTAATCCTGGTGGATTATCTCTCGACGAAGTATTGATGCCAATTCCAAAA TCAATTATCAAGCGATGTATGGATAAAATATTTAATGTGGAAGACAATGATGATGACAGTGACGAGGCTGTCACTCCTAGTCACTCGCTGTTGAGCACTCCAGGTTGTGCAGTAAGAAACAGTCCT GAACCTCTTCTCCAAACTTACCAAGAATCAAGAAACGTTGACTCACATTTCAACCAAACAAGTGAAAGCAACTATTTGGATATAAAT GCGATTCTTCGACAAAACAAATGGACACCGCAGGATTCGTTGACACATCGCTTTGCTTTGGCTTTCACCAACGGATGTTTGGATCAAGTTTTTGGTCTGTATGCCTTTGCTCAGATCTGGTATGAGTTTGTAAAAAGACTTCGAACTTACTATGACGGCACCAAAGATTTTCCAGG TATGAGTGAGGTTACGGTACCAAATCTGTCGCATTGCCTTCTGCAGCAGAAAATCGAGATGCTTCAATGTTGTATCGCTGCTAAAAGAAAGCGTCATGAATTGTATGACAGTACGAAGGATTTTGGTGCAG ATGATTTCTTCGATGCACATTCAAATCAGTCAGATGATGATTTATCCGATAGTGAAAGTAAGAGATCTGGCCGGAAGGGAAATGGCAATGTGCAAGCA ACAATGGAACCGTCTGGTCGCCTCCAACCGTTTGGAGAAATGCGATTGCTAAAACACAGCGACACTTTACTTTATGTTCCAATTACCCAG GATCGCAGTCCTATGACTGAAGATATGGTCGAAGAGTATGCACAATATCTGTCATCGCTGGATGATGGAGATGCAAGAGTTCAAGCCCAACTGGACGTGCTCTGCAGTGATATGCAGGCGTTTAAG GCAGCTAATCCCAAATGTTGTTTGGAGGATTTCATCAGATGGCACTCACCGAAGGATTGGATCGAAGAGGAAC AGTGTATGTCGGAGCGTATGCAACTTCCGGACAATACCTGGGTTAAATGCTGGAATGAGGCGATGCCTATACCTGTGATAAATCAGGCTCGCTTATTCAATGAATCAAAAATTGCAGAAGAA ATTTtgtcttttctggaaaacgcTACTgtgcatcaaatggtggattTGTTGAAACCAGTTATCTTCTCCTCTGCAGTTGTGCAAGTTGttgaaaaag CCAGATGTATAGGGAATTTGTTGAATGGAGAGTATCTAGCTAGAGTTGTGCATCGCGCTAACAGAAGTGGGCTAAG GGATGACTATGTGGAGGCATTAAAACAGCTTAAATCAGCTGAACTTCTTCTTATCCAATATTCCAGTTTGTTTAATAAGCTTACCATTCAAGAG ACTAATGATTCTGTGATAGAACAACCTAGTGCTGAAATTTTGTACAAATTTATAGTTGCTCTTGTAGAAGATGCCAAATCCAAAAG agAAGCTATTGACTGCAATGTAATTTCTCGTGGCGTTCCTATTTTTG GTGCTTCCAACGGTCCTCTCGGAAATTCCGTGCGAAGAATGCTAGAAAGACAAGATGTGACCAACGGCCGTTTACCTGATCCAACAAG GAAGCAATACACAATCAGATGGAGTGTGCCACGTCCAACAGCAAACAGCAGAGTAGTTCCTCAACGGCTATTCGCGTCAGTTGAGGAGGAAGAATTCCGTCTTTGTGGTGCTTTTACTGAAGATACtgtatatttttaa
- a CDS encoding hypothetical protein (NECATOR_CHRV.G20649.T1) encodes MEKEVEEEEVFEIDDFTVITEFERFVVAIEALVQEWGLIGARPRKKYPKASRILSSFFFLEGALKICQWQSKSSSLNFGNSNKLKAAYYFPDLPSDVIEEIPCSESDGHLSAFCADIIDMEKDFIYHSNITTMFGVSEFIVISPADQIDDAIMTEDQKNLVISAFRAAQHSVNCEVPMFIQFGHIDRQLFFGTSCNKSVVTHYESSHLRRAQTRHKHLSGLLDLFKEHVKCPILLLDAEDIRISVQFDYNIKFPSTSSKFADESCEILECYTLPFGSHDEPIRYTIHFQYQSDLDLLSAFNWAASVQFQFTEGLLNYALSRIIDLTESKEASQTAFSLLGLKTTPKPFGQLTDGGIQSVRIAGVSNFSITNPGGLSLDEVLMPIPKSIIKRCMDKIFNVEDNDDDSDEAVTPSHSLLSTPGCAVRNSPEPLLQTYQESRNVDSHFNQTSESNYLDINAILRQNKWTPQDSLTHRFALAFTNGCLDQVFGLYAFAQIWYEFVKRLRTYYDGTKDFPGMSEVTVPNLSHCLLQQKIEMLQCCIAAKRKRHELYDSTKDFGADDFFDAHSNQSDDDLSDSESKRSGRKGNGNVQATMEPSGRLQPFGEMRLLKHSDTLLYVPITQDRSPMTEDMVEEYAQYLSSLDDGDARVQAQLDVLCSDMQAFKAANPKCCLEDFIRWHSPKDWIEEEQCMSERMQLPDNTWVKCWNEAMPIPVINQARLFNESKIAEEILSFLENATVHQMVDLLKPVIFSSAVVQVVEKARCIGNLLNGEYLARVVHRANRSGLRDDYVEALKQLKSAELLLIQYSSLFNKLTIQETNDSVIEQPSAEILYKFIVALVEDAKSKREAIDCNVISRGVPIFGASNGPLGNSVRRMLERQDVTNGRLPDPTRRHKSHLPGSNTQSDGVCHVQQQTAE; translated from the exons atggaaaaagaagttgAGGAGGAAGAGGTGTTTGAAATCGATGACTTCACCGTTATTACGGAATTCGAACGTTTTGTTGTAGCCATCGAGGCTCTAGTACAGGAATGGGGACTTATTGGTGCAAGACCACGAAAGAAATATCCAAAGGCAAGTCGTATtctaagtagttttttttttctagaa GGTGCACTAAAAATTTGTCAATGGCAGTCGAAGTCTTCATCTTTGAATTTTGGTAATTCGAACAAATTGAAGGCTGCATACTACTTTCCAGATTTG CCAAGCGATGTCATCGAAGAAATTCCTTGTTCTGAAAGCGATGGCCATTTGTCAGCATTCTGTGCTGACATTATTGATATGGAGAAGGATTTCATTTACCACAGCAATATAACAACCATG TTCGGTGTTTCCGAATTCATCGTTATATCCCCAGCTGATCAAATAGATGACGCCATCATGACAGAAGATCAAAAGAATCTTGTTATCAGCGCATTTCGCGCTGCTCAGCATAGCGTTAACTG TGAAGTTCCAATGTTTATCCAATTTGGCCACATTGATAGACAACTTTTCTTTGGAACTTCTTGCAATAAGTCAGTAGTTACCCATTATGAA agctcaCATCTTCGTCGCGCACAAACACGACACAAACACTTGAGTGGTTTGCTTGATCTCTTCAAAGAACACGTC AAATGTCCTATCCTGCTTCTTGATGCTGAAGACATACGTATATCTGTACAATTTGATTACAATATAAAG TTCCCGTCGACCTCATCAAAATTTGCTGATGAATCATGTGAAATCCTTGAATGCTACACATTACCATTTGGAAGCCATGATGAACCTATAAG ATATACCATTCATTTTCAGTACCAAAGCGATCTCGATCTTCTTAGCGCATTTAATTGGGCAGCATCAGTTCAGTTTCAATTCACGGAAGGACTGTTGA ATTATGCTCTATCGCGTATAATTGATCTCACTGAATCAAAGGAAGCTTCACAAACGGCCTTTTCGCTTCTTGGATTGAAAACTACTCCAA AACCATTTGGACAGCTAACTGACGGTGGAATTCAAAGTGTGAGAATCGCCGGCGTCTCAAATTTCTCCATTACTAATCCTGGTGGATTATCTCTCGACGAAGTATTGATGCCAATTCCAAAA TCAATTATCAAGCGATGTATGGATAAAATATTTAATGTGGAAGACAATGATGATGACAGTGACGAGGCTGTCACTCCTAGTCACTCGCTGTTGAGCACTCCAGGTTGTGCAGTAAGAAACAGTCCT GAACCTCTTCTCCAAACTTACCAAGAATCAAGAAACGTTGACTCACATTTCAACCAAACAAGTGAAAGCAACTATTTGGATATAAAT GCGATTCTTCGACAAAACAAATGGACACCGCAGGATTCGTTGACACATCGCTTTGCTTTGGCTTTCACCAACGGATGTTTGGATCAAGTTTTTGGTCTGTATGCCTTTGCTCAGATCTGGTATGAGTTTGTAAAAAGACTTCGAACTTACTATGACGGCACCAAAGATTTTCCAGG TATGAGTGAGGTTACGGTACCAAATCTGTCGCATTGCCTTCTGCAGCAGAAAATCGAGATGCTTCAATGTTGTATCGCTGCTAAAAGAAAGCGTCATGAATTGTATGACAGTACGAAGGATTTTGGTGCAG ATGATTTCTTCGATGCACATTCAAATCAGTCAGATGATGATTTATCCGATAGTGAAAGTAAGAGATCTGGCCGGAAGGGAAATGGCAATGTGCAAGCA ACAATGGAACCGTCTGGTCGCCTCCAACCGTTTGGAGAAATGCGATTGCTAAAACACAGCGACACTTTACTTTATGTTCCAATTACCCAG GATCGCAGTCCTATGACTGAAGATATGGTCGAAGAGTATGCACAATATCTGTCATCGCTGGATGATGGAGATGCAAGAGTTCAAGCCCAACTGGACGTGCTCTGCAGTGATATGCAGGCGTTTAAG GCAGCTAATCCCAAATGTTGTTTGGAGGATTTCATCAGATGGCACTCACCGAAGGATTGGATCGAAGAGGAAC AGTGTATGTCGGAGCGTATGCAACTTCCGGACAATACCTGGGTTAAATGCTGGAATGAGGCGATGCCTATACCTGTGATAAATCAGGCTCGCTTATTCAATGAATCAAAAATTGCAGAAGAA ATTTtgtcttttctggaaaacgcTACTgtgcatcaaatggtggattTGTTGAAACCAGTTATCTTCTCCTCTGCAGTTGTGCAAGTTGttgaaaaag CCAGATGTATAGGGAATTTGTTGAATGGAGAGTATCTAGCTAGAGTTGTGCATCGCGCTAACAGAAGTGGGCTAAG GGATGACTATGTGGAGGCATTAAAACAGCTTAAATCAGCTGAACTTCTTCTTATCCAATATTCCAGTTTGTTTAATAAGCTTACCATTCAAGAG ACTAATGATTCTGTGATAGAACAACCTAGTGCTGAAATTTTGTACAAATTTATAGTTGCTCTTGTAGAAGATGCCAAATCCAAAAG agAAGCTATTGACTGCAATGTAATTTCTCGTGGCGTTCCTATTTTTG GTGCTTCCAACGGTCCTCTCGGAAATTCCGTGCGAAGAATGCTAGAAAGACAAGATGTGACCAACGGCCGTTTACCTGATCCAACAAG acGCCATAAGTCACATCTTCCAGGAAGCAATACACAATCAGATGGAGTGTGCCACGTCCAACAGCAAACAGCAGAGTAG
- a CDS encoding hypothetical protein (NECATOR_CHRV.G20650.T2), with protein sequence MQTKLVHRSSTFSSWILTKKIRRNSSRTETTTRSITEICARDVYLCGARTYSSHELQRQSITMATKAIKFTYNNAAVNWMRKFAWNHFWGGREYGLLFHDTYFEPAPEVTEALRRLNLKEPHLFDQRKMRLSHAHTLALHGERLPKNQWTKWEEETWYLKPYLDEIEAEKKARAETTGLIPPYEMKQGEGH encoded by the exons ATGCAAACTAAACTGGTCCATCGTTCGTCG ACTTTCTCTTCTTGGATTTTAACCAagaaaatcaggaggaatagtAGCCGAACAGAAACCACGACGCGCTCTATTACTGAAATTTGCGCACGCGACGTGTATCTATGCGGCGCCCGGACATATTCCTCCCATGAACTTCAGCGACAGTCCATCACT ATGGCAACCAAGGCAATTAAATTCACGTACAACAATGCTGCCGTGAATTGGATGCGTAAATTCGCATGGAATCATTTTTGGGGAG GACGCGAGTACGGGCTACTTTTCCATGACACATACTTCGAGCCAGCTCCAGAGGTGACAGAAGCTCTTCGTCGTCTTAATTTGAAGGAACCCCATCTCTTTGATCAAAGAAAG ATGCGTCTTTCACATGCTCACACTCTTGCTCTCCATGGGGAACGACTACCGAAGAATCAATGGACCAAGTGGGAAGAA GAGACATGGTATCTGAAACCTTATCTCGATGAaattgaagctgagaagaaagcTCGAGCTGAAACAACCGGTCTCATTCCTCCATATGAGATGAAGCAAGGAGAAGGGCACTAA
- a CDS encoding hypothetical protein (NECATOR_CHRV.G20650.T1): MATKAIKFTYNNAAVNWMRKFAWNHFWGGREYGLLFHDTYFEPAPEVTEALRRLNLKEPHLFDQRKMRLSHAHTLALHGERLPKNQWTKWEEETWYLKPYLDEIEAEKKARAETTGLIPPYEMKQGEGH, from the exons ATGGCAACCAAGGCAATTAAATTCACGTACAACAATGCTGCCGTGAATTGGATGCGTAAATTCGCATGGAATCATTTTTGGGGAG GACGCGAGTACGGGCTACTTTTCCATGACACATACTTCGAGCCAGCTCCAGAGGTGACAGAAGCTCTTCGTCGTCTTAATTTGAAGGAACCCCATCTCTTTGATCAAAGAAAG ATGCGTCTTTCACATGCTCACACTCTTGCTCTCCATGGGGAACGACTACCGAAGAATCAATGGACCAAGTGGGAAGAA GAGACATGGTATCTGAAACCTTATCTCGATGAaattgaagctgagaagaaagcTCGAGCTGAAACAACCGGTCTCATTCCTCCATATGAGATGAAGCAAGGAGAAGGGCACTAA
- a CDS encoding hypothetical protein (NECATOR_CHRV.G20651.T2), giving the protein MSKSPHPSSWARDSDEEDRVEAIIRKTGCWDQHIAVVDCKGDKGDWRECQTQVQEFKKLNLRSCISCTSYTYVKVVMFLSDAFGELVIDDEDIVNDSIKFCTPDLYSANIHSSGWFLSLPSTKKRKRDEERENVDQRAAYYYHRGQYVEAFEEYESLLHDFEHNRTHSVAVIDSLIRCALKIPSFSDEKLLSYLREYERNALDADDQLQYFNAQKDVYSRIGGEEAERKFIDAVSILCATVDLPEHWLAFGSKKEITVGENFQVGYYVRAIMLLERHLKQAHGFVIDTIRKKLATLNDKLMSMGYSSDKIHEARRRMGVDIVSNEDGLETSEELQRPVHEYRTKQIAFKTAEDCEKIVADFKHKFRWMFSGCVL; this is encoded by the exons ATGTCGAAATCTCCTCATCCTTCTAGCTGGGCAAGAGATTCTGACGAAGAAGACCGTGTAGAAGCTATTATCAG GAAAACCGGTTGTTGGGATCAACACATTGCTGTGGTTGATTGTAAAGGCGACAAAGGTGACTGGAGAGAGTGTCAGACCCAG GTGCAAGAATTCAAAAAGT TGAATCTTCGTAGTTGTATTTCCTGTACCTCATACACATATGTAAAA GTTGTCATGTTTTTATCAGATGCCTTTGGAGAACTCGTTATTGATGATGAGGACATTGTCAACGACAGTATAAAATTCTGCACACCTGACCTATACTCAGCTAACATTCATAGTAGCGGTTGGTTTCTCAGCCTACCAtcgacaaagaaaagaaagagggaTGAAGAAAG AGAAAATGTAGATCAAAGAGCGGCTTATTACTACCACAGAGGACAATACGTCGAAGcttttgag GAATACGAGTCACTATTGCACGATTTTGAGCACAATCGTACCCACTCTGTTGCAGTGATCGATTCTCTGATTCGTTGTGCGTTAAAA attccttcattttccgATGAAAAACTGTTATCATATCTTCGAGAATATGAACGGAATGCTCTCGATGCTGACGACCAACTGCAATACTTCAATGCTCAGAAAGATGTCTACAGTCGGATTGGTGGCGAAGAAGCTGAGCGCAAGTTCATCGATGCAGTATCTATTCTGTGTGCCACTGTTGATTTACCCGAGCACTGGCTTGCATTTGGATCCAAAAAAGAGATCACG GTAGGAGAAAACTTCCAAGTTGGTTACTACGTGCGAGCTATTATGCTTCTCGAACGCCATTTAAAACAAGCACACGGTTTCGTCATTGATACTATACGTAAGAAGTTAGCCACTCTGAACGACAAACTGATGTCGATGGGTTATTCAAGCGACAAA ATTCATGAAGCTAGGCGGAGAATGGGTGTTGATATAGTTTCTAATGAAGATGGGCTAGAAACAAGCGAAGAATTACAGCGTCCTGTTCATGAAtatagaacaaaacaaatcgCTTTCAAGACGGCAGAGGATTGCGAAAAGATAGTAGCCGATTTCAAGCATAAATTTAGGTGGATGTTCAGTGGATGTGTATTGTAA
- a CDS encoding hypothetical protein (NECATOR_CHRV.G20651.T1), with protein sequence MSKSPHPSSWARDSDEEDRVEAIIRKTGCWDQHIAVVDCKGDKGDWRECQTQVVMFLSDAFGELVIDDEDIVNDSIKFCTPDLYSANIHSSGWFLSLPSTKKRKRDEERENVDQRAAYYYHRGQYVEAFEEYESLLHDFEHNRTHSVAVIDSLIRCALKIPSFSDEKLLSYLREYERNALDADDQLQYFNAQKDVYSRIGGEEAERKFIDAVSILCATVDLPEHWLAFGSKKEITVGENFQVGYYVRAIMLLERHLKQAHGFVIDTIRKKLATLNDKLMSMGYSSDKIHEARRRMGVDIVSNEDGLETSEELQRPVHEYRTKQIAFKTAEDCEKIVADFKHKFRWMFSGCVL encoded by the exons ATGTCGAAATCTCCTCATCCTTCTAGCTGGGCAAGAGATTCTGACGAAGAAGACCGTGTAGAAGCTATTATCAG GAAAACCGGTTGTTGGGATCAACACATTGCTGTGGTTGATTGTAAAGGCGACAAAGGTGACTGGAGAGAGTGTCAGACCCAG GTTGTCATGTTTTTATCAGATGCCTTTGGAGAACTCGTTATTGATGATGAGGACATTGTCAACGACAGTATAAAATTCTGCACACCTGACCTATACTCAGCTAACATTCATAGTAGCGGTTGGTTTCTCAGCCTACCAtcgacaaagaaaagaaagagggaTGAAGAAAG AGAAAATGTAGATCAAAGAGCGGCTTATTACTACCACAGAGGACAATACGTCGAAGcttttgag GAATACGAGTCACTATTGCACGATTTTGAGCACAATCGTACCCACTCTGTTGCAGTGATCGATTCTCTGATTCGTTGTGCGTTAAAA attccttcattttccgATGAAAAACTGTTATCATATCTTCGAGAATATGAACGGAATGCTCTCGATGCTGACGACCAACTGCAATACTTCAATGCTCAGAAAGATGTCTACAGTCGGATTGGTGGCGAAGAAGCTGAGCGCAAGTTCATCGATGCAGTATCTATTCTGTGTGCCACTGTTGATTTACCCGAGCACTGGCTTGCATTTGGATCCAAAAAAGAGATCACG GTAGGAGAAAACTTCCAAGTTGGTTACTACGTGCGAGCTATTATGCTTCTCGAACGCCATTTAAAACAAGCACACGGTTTCGTCATTGATACTATACGTAAGAAGTTAGCCACTCTGAACGACAAACTGATGTCGATGGGTTATTCAAGCGACAAA ATTCATGAAGCTAGGCGGAGAATGGGTGTTGATATAGTTTCTAATGAAGATGGGCTAGAAACAAGCGAAGAATTACAGCGTCCTGTTCATGAAtatagaacaaaacaaatcgCTTTCAAGACGGCAGAGGATTGCGAAAAGATAGTAGCCGATTTCAAGCATAAATTTAGGTGGATGTTCAGTGGATGTGTATTGTAA